The genomic stretch CAACAGGAGCACGCCGCCGCCGGCGGCGCCAACGCGATAGTAGATCGGGAAGAGCGCCGAAGCCACGCGCCCGGCTTCCTCGACCGGGAACGAGAGAAACAATGTGGGAGCCACCACCAACGACATGAAGACGACGGAGCCAAGCCACACGCTCAGCGTGAGCAGGAACAACACGCGAGCGGCGCCGGCGAGCAAGGACATCCCAACCTACTGCAAGTACGTCGCGCGCGCGCGCCGCTCCGACAGCGGTTGCCGCCCCGCGAAGCCCTCATGGAGGGAGTGCCAGTAGCCGATCTCCTTCTCGCCGAACTGCCAGCACCACACTGCTGGCTCACCGTTGATCTCGGTCGGGAAGTCGACCAGCCCGAGATCGAGTCCTTTGAACTCGCCCCCGCACTCTTCGATCTCGCCGAGCAGTTGCTCCACTTCCACGATGGCCGGCCGCAGCGTTGGACGCAGCTCGATGATCTCGCTGCTGGTCAGATCGCCAGCGACTTTGCCGGTCTGCTGCGCCAGCTCGTCGATGCCGCGGCGCAATTCGGCGACCCGTTGCTGCAACCGGCCCATGATCAACTCGAGTTTGGGGATCAAAGCGTTGGCTTCTTCCAAACTGAACACGTGCTGCTCCATCCAACCCTCCCACACGTCCACGTGCGCGACCTACCGGCTCACAAATGTGATGTCAAACTCGCTCGCGGCCCCTTGTCGGCTACTGATGTGTGTATTAAGGTCCCGCTCACGCTCGACGACTGCTCAACGCGCGGCACCCAGAGTGACGATGGCCGACCTTACAGATAAAGACATCAAAGAGCATCGCTTCTTCGGCTTCGAAGACGATCTTAGCGGGATCACGATCCCGAGCGAATTGCCCGTGCTGCCGCTGCGCGGCGTGGCGATCTTTCCGTCGGCGATCGTACCGCTGCTGATATCGCGTGGCGCCTCGCTGCAAACGGTCGAGGCCGCACTGGCCAGCGATCGCATGCTCGCGCTGGTCGCGCAGAAAAATCCCGAAGAGGAAACGCCGCAACCGTCGGCGCTGTTCAAGCGCGGCGCGGCGGGACGCATCCTCAAGATGCTCAAGTACCCGGACGGCAGTGTGCGAATTCTCGTGCAGGGTCTGCGCCGCATCGAGACTGATAACTACACCCAGCTCGATCCGTTTCTGCGCGCCGGCTTGCATGTACTGGCCGACATCCCCGACACCTCGGACGGGAGCGAGGCCGTGCAGGCGCACATGGTCAACCAGTTCGCCAAGTTCGTCTCGATGATCCCCTTCCTTCCCGACGAGCTGCAGGTGGTAGTGACCAACATCAAGGACGCCGGACGGGTCACCGATCTGATTGCCTCAAACCTGAACATCAGCGTGGAGGAGAAGCAGGAGTTGGTGAGCACACTCGAAGTGCGCACGCGCCTGGAGCGGCTGTCGGCGATCTTGAACCGCGAGATCGAGCTGCTCGAACTGGGGCAGAAAATCCAATCGCAAGTGCAGACCGAGCTGTCGAAGAACCAAAAGGAGTTCTTCCTACGCCAGCAGCTGCGGGCGATCCAGAAGGAACTCGGCGAAGGCGATTCGCGCACCGCGGAGGTCGACGACCTGCGCACCAAGATGGAGCAGGCCAACCTGCCCGAAGCCGCCCTCAAAGCCGCCGAAGCCGAGTTGGAGCGTCTGCGCATCATCCCACCGGAATCGGCGGAACACTCGGTGGTGCGCACCTACATCGAGTGCTTGGTCAGCCTGCCCTGGTCGGTATCGACCACCGACAACCTCGACATCGCACACGCCCGCGGGATTCTCGACGAGGACCATTTCGATCTCGAGAAAATCAAGGATCGCATCCTCGAGTTCCTCGCGGTGCGCAAACTCAAGAAGGATTCGAAAGGCCCCATCCTCTGCTTCGTCGGTCCGCCCGGCGTCGGCAAGACGTCGCTGGGCAAATCGATCGCGCGCGCGCTCGGTCGCAAGTTCATTCGCCTGTCGCTCGGCGGCGTGCGCGACGAAGCGGAGATGCGCGGACATCGCCGCACCTACATCGGCTCCATGCCGGGGCGCATCATTCAAGGATTGCGCAACGCGGGCTCCAACAACCCGCTCTTCATGCTCGACGAGGTCGACAAGCTGGGCGCGGATTTCCGCGGCGATCCGTCCTCCGCCCTACTCGAAGTGCTCGATCCCGAGCAGAACAACAGCTTCCAGGATCACTATCTCGACGTGCCGTTCGACCTGTCGAAGGTCATGTTTGTCACCACCGCCAACATGCTCGAACCGATTCCGCCGCCGCTCCGCGATCGCATGGAGATCATCGAGTTGACCGGCTACACGGAGGAGGAGAAGCTCGAGATCGCGCGCCGACACGTGATTCCGAAGCAAGTGCGCGAGAACGGCCTCACCGCCGACCAGGTCACGTTCACCGACGCCGCGGTGCTCCACCTGGTGCGCCACTACACGCGCGAAGCCGGTCTGCGCAACATCGAACGTGAAATCGGCAGCGTGTGCCGCAAGGTCGCCCGCGCGGTCACCGAAGGCCAAACCGCGACGGCATTCATCACACCTGAAAGGATTCACGAACTCCTCGGACCGGAACGCTACTTCACCGAGGTCGCCGAGCGCACCCACGACACCGGCGTCGCTGTCGGCTTGGTGTGGACACCGATGGGCGGCGACATCATCTTCATCGAAGCCACCAAGATGACCGGCAAGAAGGGCCTGATGCTCACCGGCCATCTCGGCGAGGTCATGAAGGAGTCCGCCCAGGCGGCGCTTAGTCACATCCGTAGTCGTGCTGAGCGCTATGGGCTGGCGCCCGATTTTTTCGAGAACGCCGACATCCACATTCACGTCCCCGCCGGCGCCGTGCCGAAAGACGGGCCATCCGCGGGCGTGACGATTGCGACCGCGCTCGCGTCGCTGCTGACCGGACGGCTGGTGCGGCACGACCTCGCGATGACGGGCGAGATCACGCTGCGCGGCAAAGTCCTCCCGGTCGGTGGCGTCAAGGAGAAGGTTTTGGGTGCCCGCCGCGCCGGCATCAAGACGGTGCTGCTGCCAAAACGCAACGAGACGGACCTCGAAGACATCGTCGACGCCGTCCGCCAGGAAATGACTTTCCATTTCGTCGACAATCTCGACGAAGTCCTCGCGCTGGCGCTCGAACCGGCGCAGAAAACGAGCGCGAAGCCGCGGCGCGCAGCCGTGTCGTAACTCGCGCTAGCTCTCACCTCCGATCATCCGCACCGCCCACGGCAGGATGATGAGCAGTTGGATCGCATCGAACACGCCATGCGCGACGATGCACGGCAGCAGCCGCCCGCGCTGTTGCAGCGCGCGACCGATCAACAGCGAGATGGTCAGCACGCTCACCATCATGAATGGCAACCCGTAGCTCGCGTGCGCCAGCGTGAACAACACGCTCGACAACACCAAACCAACCCGTCGCTGCAAGAAGCCGCGGAAGAACAGTTCCTCGACGGTCATCGCCGCAACAATGATCAACAGCTTGCGCGTGAGTGGCAACGCCGCCATCCAGGCGATCAACGGCGGGATTTCCTGCGGCGGCGATGGTCCCACGCCAGAGCCGACGGCGATGCCGGCCACGCCCATCGTCACGGCAATCGTAATCGCCCAGCCGGCCAATCCGAGCGCGACGCCGTGGCGGAGATCCGCGGCGATGTGATCAAATGGAAACGAGCGTGGGGTGAAGCGCACCTGGCGAAGCGCCCGCCACGTCACCAGAAACAGCAGCAGTAGCGCGTGACCGGCAAACACGGCCGGAAACCACACCTCATCGACATCGTCCGCAATCAATCGGCTGCCGCCCGCGAGTGGATAGAACACGACAATCGTGAGGATGCCGCCGAACAGCAGCGCGGCAACCACCCGACGCCAGGGCGCGGAGAATTCCCGCTGCATGAAGTCGAGCCGGCCGGTCAGGGCCAGCAACGCGAGGCAGGTCAACGAACAGATGGCGGCAAATTGCAACGGCAACACCCGTTGACCAAACCGAGATTCACCGGGCGGGTCAAGTCGGCGTAGTGCGTGGAACCGGCGAGTTGCGCGGATTGCAATGGATCGGAGCGTGACCGTCGCCGATCACGAAATTCGAACACGGGGAACGGCTACAACGCCGCCGCCTGCAGCCGCCGATCGAGCGCATCGAGCGCGCGCACGCGCGCCCGCGTGCCGAGGTGCATGCGAACGGTCTGCACCAGTCGCGCGCGCGACACTGGCCGCGGCAGGAAATCGACCAAGCCCTCCGCCATCGCGCGTTCGCGATTCGACAGATGGTCATGACAGGTAAACAGCACGACCGGGATGCTGCGCCCTTCCGCTCGCTCGCGCAGCGCCGCCAAGGTCGCCCAGCCGTCCATGACCGGCATGCCGAGATCGAGCAGGATCAGATCGATCGGTTCGCGCGCGACAATTTCCAGGCACTCGATACCGCCGCTAGCTGTGCGGCACGCAATGCCTTCACGGACCAACGACCGGACTGTGATGTCCAAGTTAGCTGGAATGTCATCCACCACCAGCACCGTTCCCGACTCGTTCGCGCGCATGAATCCTCCGTTCGAGCTCATGGAGGTGCAACAATACAACCTTCGTGCCGCTCCCGCTTCAGCAAGGCCGGCGCAGCGAGCCTGCGGCCTAACGGTCCCGCTTGCCCCCAAATGTTGACGGCAGCTCGCGACGCTGACACTCGCGCTGGCGGTGACCAAAATTGCTCACGATCAGCCGCATACGGCTGCGTGGCGAGGTGGCCTAGCATTGCGCAGAGCATGACGCGCACAAATCAGAACGGCCGTCGAAGGTGATGCCTTCGGCGGCCGCTTTTCTAGCAATCGTGGAGTGGGGACTTACGCGGTCAAGATGTGAATCGTGCAGGCCGATCCCAGGCCGATCACGTGCGCGAGGCCAACCTTCGCCCCTTCCACTTGGCGCGCCCCGGCTTCACCACGCAAGTGCATGACCACCTCGTAGATGTTCGCCACGCCGGTGGCGCCCAAGGGATGGCCTTTCGACAGCAAGCCGCCGCTGACGTTGACCGGACTCTTGCCGCCGTGAGCGAACCATCCCTCGTCCACTCCGCGGCCAGCTTCCCCTTCTTTGCACAGCCCGAGGTTCTCGTAGTGCAGCAGCTCGGCGGTGGCGAAGCAGTCGTGCAACTCGACGAGATCGAGATCTTCCGGGCCGACGCCCGCCCGTTCGTAAGCTTGCTTGGCGGCGGTGCGCGTGAGCGTGCTCACATCGGGCAGGGTCAGATCGCGGTCGCTCCAGGGATCGGACGTGAGCACGGAGCACCCC from Deltaproteobacteria bacterium encodes the following:
- a CDS encoding DUF2203 domain-containing protein — protein: MEQHVFSLEEANALIPKLELIMGRLQQRVAELRRGIDELAQQTGKVAGDLTSSEIIELRPTLRPAIVEVEQLLGEIEECGGEFKGLDLGLVDFPTEINGEPAVWCWQFGEKEIGYWHSLHEGFAGRQPLSERRARATYLQ
- the lon gene encoding endopeptidase La, with product MADLTDKDIKEHRFFGFEDDLSGITIPSELPVLPLRGVAIFPSAIVPLLISRGASLQTVEAALASDRMLALVAQKNPEEETPQPSALFKRGAAGRILKMLKYPDGSVRILVQGLRRIETDNYTQLDPFLRAGLHVLADIPDTSDGSEAVQAHMVNQFAKFVSMIPFLPDELQVVVTNIKDAGRVTDLIASNLNISVEEKQELVSTLEVRTRLERLSAILNREIELLELGQKIQSQVQTELSKNQKEFFLRQQLRAIQKELGEGDSRTAEVDDLRTKMEQANLPEAALKAAEAELERLRIIPPESAEHSVVRTYIECLVSLPWSVSTTDNLDIAHARGILDEDHFDLEKIKDRILEFLAVRKLKKDSKGPILCFVGPPGVGKTSLGKSIARALGRKFIRLSLGGVRDEAEMRGHRRTYIGSMPGRIIQGLRNAGSNNPLFMLDEVDKLGADFRGDPSSALLEVLDPEQNNSFQDHYLDVPFDLSKVMFVTTANMLEPIPPPLRDRMEIIELTGYTEEEKLEIARRHVIPKQVRENGLTADQVTFTDAAVLHLVRHYTREAGLRNIEREIGSVCRKVARAVTEGQTATAFITPERIHELLGPERYFTEVAERTHDTGVAVGLVWTPMGGDIIFIEATKMTGKKGLMLTGHLGEVMKESAQAALSHIRSRAERYGLAPDFFENADIHIHVPAGAVPKDGPSAGVTIATALASLLTGRLVRHDLAMTGEITLRGKVLPVGGVKEKVLGARRAGIKTVLLPKRNETDLEDIVDAVRQEMTFHFVDNLDEVLALALEPAQKTSAKPRRAAVS
- a CDS encoding CPBP family intramembrane metalloprotease translates to MQFAAICSLTCLALLALTGRLDFMQREFSAPWRRVVAALLFGGILTIVVFYPLAGGSRLIADDVDEVWFPAVFAGHALLLLFLVTWRALRQVRFTPRSFPFDHIAADLRHGVALGLAGWAITIAVTMGVAGIAVGSGVGPSPPQEIPPLIAWMAALPLTRKLLIIVAAMTVEELFFRGFLQRRVGLVLSSVLFTLAHASYGLPFMMVSVLTISLLIGRALQQRGRLLPCIVAHGVFDAIQLLIILPWAVRMIGGES
- a CDS encoding response regulator, which produces MRANESGTVLVVDDIPANLDITVRSLVREGIACRTASGGIECLEIVAREPIDLILLDLGMPVMDGWATLAALRERAEGRSIPVVLFTCHDHLSNRERAMAEGLVDFLPRPVSRARLVQTVRMHLGTRARVRALDALDRRLQAAAL